The Macrobrachium nipponense isolate FS-2020 chromosome 24, ASM1510439v2, whole genome shotgun sequence genome segment acaatgcccacctcgTCGTATTCGAGTGTAAtctcttaattttccatgacaatatcttgtcatctatgacatttgttgcattatgttaaaCTAAAATTTGTAGTACACattattctgtttatatgataatacatataaaatagaactaaaattattagtattaataagacTGACATTATAAGTGATctgcaaaaataaattatttaaatcagcaagtgtgtttctttttggaataatgactgatataagtaagcaaTAAGCATAAGTCAATATAATTTACAATTGAAGTCCATTGTGTCATGTTGATATGGTTAATCCCAAGGATTTTAAATATAAGGGGTTCAACaggctttagtggtaaaattTATTGCACAACCCCATATCCTTCAGTCGCAGCACATGATTATTTCTGTTGTGTGAGACAGATACGTGCTTCATTGGGTTCATTGGAAAGTGCCtttcaagagcttttaaccgatgataaatctattagaatttatatatataaaaaaaaaaaaattggaacaatAGAGTAAAATAGTGAACCCGGGTAAAAtgcatatctggatatctttacttaCAACACCGCAGCGCCGTATTTTCTACACTCttaattatatgcatttgaaagggattttcaatagctttccaatgagcctatatttattaaaatcggtggaaaattaaggacgacagagagaaaaaagcgtctgcaagactatgctttaatagctaattcagtgtcatctccaccctttccaatgGCGCCGCCCAGTGACAATCAGCGTCAATACATTTACACGCgtatgtccattccatgtttatagttccatggttaATAGTTACTGCTCTGTCTTCCTGGTTTACATTACCATCATAACATTGCGCTTACTGTTCGAGAATAACTCTATACTATGTATGATAGAAGTAGTGTCTTCCATTTATACTTGTTCATACATTAAAAATACCTACTGCTGTTCAAATAATGTCAATGAATTTGGAACTCCATTACGGTGAATTTTGGCTATCTGTTGCGATATAGTTCAGTAAATAAGATTACAGTACATTTAAATAGCAacgtttttttttcgtgttttttttcgcTCTTTTGTGATAAGATTGTAACAAATGATCTATCTGAACACGTACGGGCTGCAAGTATTGGACCCGTTCGGTTGTTATCAGTGCATCGATAAACCATGTACTGTATAAATTGAAGAATCACCGGGTGGAATATTATCAGTTGCGTCTGTCCTCTCTTTTGTGCAGAGGTCCGTGGTCAGGTGGCAGAAATTCCCTGTTTTAACATTCAGTGCAAGAATCTGCAATGGATACCGATAAATCTGACCTCATAATTCGAAGAATTTTAGGCAAACTGAACATGGAAGTTGTGCCGAAGGTAAAACAAAATTCGCGGAAAGCGGAAGAATTCAAGGACAAGGTCTGGGATGCCATACCAAAAGGGGGGCCTGGTGGCTATCGCTTTCATTTCATTCACTGTGGCAGCGCCTTTGAGGGACTAGCTGTGAAAGAAGAAACTGACTTTGATATAACGATGATTCTGGGTGATCCTTTCGAATCATATAATTTCACGACTCGTCGAGATCCCAGTGGATTCTTCACCCTTGAATGGAAGTCTCACTTACCCAACAAATTCTTCAATGACTGCGATAACTTTTTGGATGCAGCAAAACTTCGGCGAGATTTATTTGGTATCGTTTCCCGTGCAGTAGAGAGCCTCAACATACCTAATGCAGACATTAAATATAGGGAACAGTTGGTTGCCCTTACTGTAGAGATTAGGTATTCTACGGGAGAAACGGTGTCCATAGATTTTGTGCCCCAAATAGTGTTTCGCACTTGGGGACAATGTCCCGACTTGAGGCCCCTCAGTGAACTCCCCAAATGTTTGAGAGCTTACATAGATACATCGAACAGGAATAAGTCCCCCATTATGTCCTTTTCTATGGCGGTCCCTGATTCTCAGCAGTACCCCAATCCTGATCAACTTTTCAGCGTCTCCTTTGGCTTGCTAGAGAAGAATTTTCTCATTTCCGAGGTTAAACTGCGAGACATGGTCAGAATGGTGAAACTCAAGGCACTTCAGCAGAACTGGAAGCGTCTGTACAAGTTCCAGTCTTTCTTCGCGAAGAGGATTGCAGTTAAGCACTGTGATGAATTGAAGGACAAGAGTTTGTGCGAAGGATACAGAGCCATTTTAGGTTACCTCCTCCAAGACGTAAAGAATGGATACATGGATGATTacttcataaaaaatcttgtGGCGTACAGGTGGGAACCAAAGAGGGCCTTTGAGTTTCAAGAAGCAATCGCCCGTGCCATGAATGAGGATCCCAGTGATATTTTGAAACAAATGTAATACAGCCTCAACTCCTGAGTTATAGATAAAGCTTGATTTTTAAGATATGTGCATCAGATTAAACTTTCCAAAATGATTGTATGCTTCTGTAATTTTAAGGGATTTCAGTTAAAATTACAGCTGCATTTTCTTTCGGATATATTACTCGTATTATGAGGGCATGGTAAGGGTGGCTCTTTGTCGCACCTAATTATATTTATCATGAGAACTGAATTTAACTTCAGCTCATCATGTTAGGTCACttagcgtgtttgtgtgtgtgtgtgtgtgtgcaacataTTATCCAAAGGGTG includes the following:
- the LOC135205513 gene encoding uncharacterized protein LOC135205513, with product MDTDKSDLIIRRILGKLNMEVVPKVKQNSRKAEEFKDKVWDAIPKGGPGGYRFHFIHCGSAFEGLAVKEETDFDITMILGDPFESYNFTTRRDPSGFFTLEWKSHLPNKFFNDCDNFLDAAKLRRDLFGIVSRAVESLNIPNADIKYREQLVALTVEIRYSTGETVSIDFVPQIVFRTWGQCPDLRPLSELPKCLRAYIDTSNRNKSPIMSFSMAVPDSQQYPNPDQLFSVSFGLLEKNFLISEVKLRDMVRMVKLKALQQNWKRLYKFQSFFAKRIAVKHCDELKDKSLCEGYRAILGYLLQDVKNGYMDDYFIKNLVAYRWEPKRAFEFQEAIARAMNEDPSDILKQM